DNA from Ziziphus jujuba cultivar Dongzao chromosome 2, ASM3175591v1:
CTTTCTATTGACCATATTATCTCTGCATATAAGAGGACTAATAGAAGGGCAATATTTTTGGATTACGATGGAACAGTGGTACCACAATCTTCTATTGTTAAAACCCCCAGTCCTGAAGTCATTTCTGTTCTGAACAGCCTTTGCAATGATCCCAAAAACACTGTTTTCATAGTTAGTGGTCGGGGGCAGAACTCTCTGAGTGATTGGTTTTCTCAATGTGAGAATCTGGGTATAGCAGCTGAACATGGATATTTCATAAGGTAAGTTCATTTGACATGcacaaaattttaagtttttccaTTATGCTTTAGTACCAAACAAATGATTTTCTCTTGAAAATATGCAATATCCTGCTTGGTTCAAAATATTACTATGTGCACCATTTCAACTGGTCTCCCTTTATCATGACAATTATTGTCAAGAAATTGGGCAGAATGGTACTAATTGCACTTCCGCTTTGTTCTTCTTGTAGGTGGAATAAGAAATCCAGTTGGGAAATGAGTCCCTTAACTGCAGATTTTGAATGGAAAAGAATTGCAGAACCTGTGATGAAATTATATACGGAGGCAACTGATGGCTCCAACATAGAAACCAAGGAGAGTGCCTTGGTATGGCACCATCAAGATGCTGATCCCGATTTCGGATCTTGCCAGGCCATGGAGTTGTTAGATCATCTTGAAAATGTCCTTGCAAACGAGCCTGTCGTTGTTAAGAGGGGCCAACATATTGTTGAAGTAAAGCCACAGGTATGCATTCTCTGTTCCCATCCTATGCGGTTCTATCCCGTAATTCTATTCTTGATATTAACCAAATGGTCCAAATGTTTTGCTTATAAGTTATTGACAACTGTAGGGAGTTACTAAAGGGTTAGTTGCAGAGAAAGTTCTTTCCATCATGATCACAAATGGGAAACCAGTGGATTTTGTGATGTGCATTGGTGATGATAGATCTGACGAGGACATGTTTGAAAGCATAGCTTCTAATTCATCTCTCCATTCAGTTCCTGAGATATTCGCATGCACTGTTGGCCAAAAACCTAGCAAAGCTCGGTACTATCTGGATGATACTGCTGATGTCCAAATGTTGCTTCAAGGTCTAGCCGCAGTTTCAAGTCTCAAATCAAGGTATAATGAAGAAACCCAAGTTTGTTTTGAGAATGTTGTTTGATATACAAGCTTGGTGCTGTTTCTGCTTTCAAAAAGTGCCAGTAAAAAACACATTGTTCTTAAGCACAGCTATGTCGGAAAAAGTATACTCGCTTTGGCAGTCTTCTCCTCAGGATATTGGTAATACTACACAGGAATCAAAAGATTAATTATTGCATTTGATACTAACTTATTCGTTGCTGGTGGAAGTTGGATGGTGGTAAGCAGCTCTAGGTTCCCATAGAGAGGAAGATGAGCATAAGGGAGTATGGGAGATTGGTCATTTCAATGATGACATGGTCCTTTTCACTTTGGGGACAGTCTTAGAAGGgattaactttctttttttttttttttttttttgggcgctTTTCACAGGTTCAGTTTTAGCAAAATACAAGGGCATTGTTGGTTTGTATATTTTTGACTGGCTTTGGCTCTTACATGAAAGTTCATTCATTGTTTTCTGAAAAAATGGTAGTGTTAATCTTCCCGAAAGTGTTGCTGGTGTGATTCATACTGCGTGTACTTCCTCCCCTTTATCCAACTTGTTCCCCAAGTTGAGATTGTATATGCAAGTTGCATAAATGTTAAACCATCCATTCTTTCCTTCATGGTAGAGATTGCATAAATCTCAACTATCCATATATATTGAGGGCTAGACATTTTATGTTAACCCCTTTATACAAACAATTGCTTAGATTTTCatgttataataaatatatgaaatctGCATGATGCAAGGAAACAAGAAACAGAGAATATGTTGGAGAGGGATCCTCTCAATTTATGAAGGTGGGTCAATTTAGTACCCTTGAAAAGATCCTATTTTTGTTCCTCATCTAGATTCCAATATAGCAAATTATAATGTTGGTAAATCTAGCGAGGCAGGCAAATTTATTGACTTCTAATGTCCACTTTATTCATCCCTACCAAACAGTCACAGTTTGTTTGGATAATAATTTTGAGTTCGAATACCTTTTCTCTAAAgttgaggggggaaaaaaaaaaaaaaaaaaaaggaaattcttCTATTGTTGGAGAAAGCATGAATAAGTTAATGGGTAcatttttgtataataattttGGTCCCTAACCAGAGTGCACTTTCTTTCTCCCCAAACAACAACGAAGAATTTAAtgaagaattttctttgttctttacgtaaaagaacaagaaacaaaaaaaacaatagaATGGATCGAAAGTGGGCCCATTAATTCTGGGCTCTCCGTACGTAGTGCATCATGCATGGATTGCCCCATCATCGACGACCCACCATTACCCAATCAACAGTTTCAGTTTCAGCGACCAATGAAAATGAACCGATTTTGTGTCAGTCATTGACTTGGTAGTCAAGATTCCTTCAAGGGGAAGGGGAGAGAAATGTGAAATCCCCCACTTTCCAGGTTTTTCTCTCTCAGAACCCCATTTTttcacagaaaaataaaaaataaaaaataaataaatcccccaaattgaaggaaaaaaaaaaaaaagaaaaaaagaaaaaaagaaaaaatgggttTACGCTGCTTCACTGTCTTCGCCATTTTCGTCTTGGCCATTTTTCCTCAAGTTcaggtatatataattttcttttcattctaTACGGGCAGTTGGCAATTGAAGAAGCTTCTAAATACTctgtttctttctctttcctggTTTTCTTGACAAGCAAACAGAGAGTAACATAATCAACTTTAAggcttcacttttttttttatttgtttccgACTGTTTTGTGCAGGGACAACCAGCGAATCGATTACTCCACCTGAACTTCGGACACTCATCCCCATTTTCAACCGCCCTTGAAACCCTACAAAAGCAAATTGGGTATGTTCTAATTTCCATATTATCAGGGTCATCGGCTCTGTTTGTTTCCTTAGAaactataaaagaaaagaaaagaaagtccaTGACAAGTGAAAAAACTGTTCATTTTTTCAAATACCCAAATGCAAAatttgctgtttattttttcaaatacccaaatgcaaaattttctcttttttaagtgctattatttatttatttatttttttggcattttcagCTACACATTCAAGAGCATTGGTCTCCTTCGCCGAGCCATGACCCACGCATCCTTCTCTGAAGAAAACAACAGGGCACTGGCAATTGTGGGTGCGAGTGTCATTGAGACTTCGGCTTCTCTAAGGTATCTTGGAAAAGACATTGATCTTCCTGCTAAAGATTTGAACCTTCGCTTATCAGAAATCTCCAGCGTGGAAACTTCCTGTGCTGTTGATGGGAGTCGTTTGGGTTTGCAGAAGATTGTCAGAGTTTCTGCCAAGACTAATTCTTCAACTCCTGCTCTTGTCTGTGGGGCTTTCAGAGCAATAATTGGAGCTATTGCTATTGATGCAGGGAATTCTGATGATGCTGGAAAGATTTTCTGGGTTGTTCATAGTGGTAGATTTGGAGAAGCTCTTGCCTTCTAAGTGGTAATCTACTACATGTCTAGTAATTTTACTCGGTATGTTGCTTATAACTTTTAGGATTTGTGATTGTGATGGATGTTAATTTGGATTTGTGTGGAAAAGCTATGTTTCGTAGTGACATCTGTTTGCTTTGTAAGAAAATTTGTGGTGGATTTTGATGTTTCTTTAGTTATGGATTTGTATGGTGTTAGGTGTCTGCGGGGGCTTATAGCATATGGAATTTGTATGATGTTATTGCCATGCAAATATGCATGGAAAACTACTAGGATGGTAACAGGAACCATGATATATAGATATCCATTTCAAGGACCTTGCTTTTATACAAGATAAATAATGTAATGCCAGGCAATTTATACTCATTGTCTCTGTGATGGAAGCTAATTGAGTTAGGGATCCAGAAACTTTCGTTTCCAAAGTTATTAACTTAAGCTTGTTAGCACAGAGAATTAGATTCTGATTCCATATCAAAATTGTAAAGTAAACCAAACTGcttattattataattccaACCAAAGAGTTAGATAAGCTAGAAAAAAAGCTGGTGCAGAGTTGCTTGTAATTTGATGATAGAAattatagaaagagaaaaaccatATTACCTTGCAAGAAGAACAAAATGGGCAGTAGAGACTCTTTTAAGTTGATGAACCGCCACAGTTTCTGGCAGAAGCTGAATGGCCGTTCATGGGTGGCTGGCTTATTAGAAAAACTATTTTGTTTGCCTTATGTTCCCATCTTCAAACCACTTAATTAGTGTATCTGTCAACTTGCCCCCTTCACCACATGGTCACTTAGGGATGTCAGAAGCTGCAAGCCATTGAAAAAGATCTCTGATATGTAATCTACTTGAAACCCataaaccttttattttttttgtttggaatattTTAATGGGGATTCTGTTTTTGGCAACTACCAAATGAAAaaagtttgatatgaaagattttGAATGAAAACGTATTACGCCGCAGACGCCACATTACGGTCTACAGATTCGAAGTTTGAGAACTAAATCCTGgcatatatatttctaaaatttgcaGTAAACTTTAACAAAACCACAACGAATAGAGCTCAACACAACACAAGAGATGAAAAGAATATCATAAGCAACTCGATGTGGACCATATTCCAACTTATCACCAATTTGTGAATAGCAATACATTGCGTCCTATTACATCTACATTAATTCTTGGAAAAAATttcaccaccaaaaaaaaaaaaaaaaaaagaaatcatggAAACACCAACATGTTGCAAGGTATTTGATTGACATTGAATTCTTTTGAGGTATGACAGGATGCCTTTATTTTGACCATTAAGCTTGCATGAAATTCTTCTCTTCACTGCTTCTCTCATTGTTTTCCTTCCTGAAAGCGTGTAGCCTTTCCTTCAATTTCTTACTGTTTTCAAAATTTGCCTTCCTCTTCAAGGCTTTctgtaaaacaaaacaaaagtctTACTGTCATTAATACATTACGATTATAactaatgtatataaataaaatgaagatgaaaaagaagTGACTCATGTCATCTCATATGTGTAAAAACTCACTTCTTGCCTGAAGCAGCGATCAAGCTTTACTTTGAGGTCTgtacattcaccaaaaaattttGCAATAGGATGGTCTACATGACACTTCTGGAACTGCTCAATTACCTGCATATGgcagaaatataaataaaccaaTGCACCTCCTGATAAGAACACCACCACTTGatttggcaaaaattacactttcaAATTccataaacaacaacaaaaataaaaaaataaaaaaataaaattaaagcacAATCAATGACACTTCTGGAACTGCTCAATTACCTGCATATGGCAGAAATATAAATAAGTCAATGCACCTCCTGATAAGAACACCACCACTTGatttggcaaaaattacactttcaAATTccataaacaacaacaaaaataaaaaaataaaataaaagcacaaTCAAAAGACagttaaaatccatcattattAGCACATGTTacttctaattttccttcattatcaATTACAATCCtacacagagaaaaaaaaaaaatcagcttatTTTCTTCATTATCAATTACAATGCTACTACACAAAGGGGAAAAAAGGGCTTCTCTTTAACTTTGCAGATTATTCAAAACCCATATATAGAATTTCTAAATAATTGCAGATTATCCAAAACccaaatataaacaaaacaacAGGAAAGCAGAAGAACATCTAACTCACTTTGGCACACATGGGATGCTTGTGAAGCGTTAATGGAGgatgcatgttttttttttttcacccaaaaaagaaTCGAAAGCGAACTGTGGTACTCTACAAcaagaaaaaacaacaaaaacccaTTTTCATTCATCGCTTAGAAAACGAAAATATATACCCAATAAAAAGATCAAAAGGCAGATTTGGGAATTTGCAGAAacaacccccaaaaaaaagattaaGAGCAGTGAATTAGAGACAGAAGAAAGAAAACCCAGATGATAATATCGCAAAAGATACCTTTATTGGGCAGTTGGCGAGGTTGCTTTTGGGCTCCTCTGATAGTATCAGCGACAGCAAAATTGAGGAAAGTCTTTGTGTTTTGATGgggggggaagaagaagaagagggaaaACGGAGCTCCTTCTGTTGAAGATCAGGATCCGAACCGAATGACAAATGGATTGGGCTCAAGCTCAGAACTTCCACCCATGTGTCACATCATGGAATTTCGTGTAGCCTTTTTAGCCTTACAAATTTCCCTTCCACGTTTCTGAATACACCACCACATATTTTAGTTACCATTTCTGTTTgttcagttattattattatttaaaaaaaattaaaatttataaaaaaaaataagaaggtaAAACTATGTTGTTTTTCTACGACTTCATATTATGTTACGAACATGAGGTTTGATGTTCTAGATTATTCaataataatttcattaaattagcTAAGAAGTATGTGTGATTTGcacaagttttaaattttattaattaactagGTCTGAGCAATAATTATCACAGAAGAATAATGTCAATAAGTCATAATGAAAAGTAAATTGATGAATCTATCTTGACTGACTGTAGATTTGAGTgtagaaaatttttataatttctaaaaacataaaaaacttacccaaaaaaaaaaaaaagctttaagaATAATGCAATTATTCCTTGATTGTGCAGAAAACATTAGACAACCTGCCACCAAatctttttaccaaaaaaaaataataatagtaataataatttatctttttttgcgGGCCAGGTCAATTTTtccactaaattttttttaaattttaaaatattttagtggagaaaataataaatttgttcaGTGGGCTCCACAATccaattggaccaaaaaaaacaattttaaaaaaagcctCATTGGGTCCCACGTGCTTAGATTCCGTAATCACCATTAATATTTATGCGGTCCGTCTAACCAAATCTTGTCTTTGATTACGTTACGAAATCCCGCGAAGCACCAGATCATTTATCTTAATGCCCCGAAATTCCCCATTTAATTACACTATTACCCATTTTTCGTTTCAGTAATCAATACCTCAATACCTCCCCTCACAAATCGTTGACGTATCTCTTGCTACAGGAATTATCGGTAAATTTCTTCGTATATTAAATATTCCCTTATTAGTAACGAAGAATATTTTCGGAACCGGTATTTCCCGGTCacttcatttcctttttttttcccgttacgctcttttttcttcttcactaGTATATATGCATCGGTGACAGTCTGCGAGtcctcagagagagagagagagagagagggggttCAGGTTTAGGTTCGGGTTCAAACCGCGACGCTCTGAGACTAAGTTTTTTGAGGGGGAGTTTCGGGTTCGTCTATGGGTGTAGAAGACCAAGAAATGGCGCACATAGACCCGGAATCGTACGGCGAAGGAAAAACCAACGCTCTCTTGCCCAACACACGCTGTTGCTTCTGCTTCCCTTGCTTCGGTTCTCGTCGATCTCCTACTGTCGGAGTGGCATGGTGGGAGCGTATGCGAACATCGTCGACGACGACGAACGATGATCAGTGGTGGCATAAAGGTATCAGAGCTTTCAAAAAGCTCCGGGAATGGTCGGAGATCGTCGCCGGGCCGAAGTGGAAGACCTTTATTCGCCGATTCAATCGGAACAAAAGCGGCAGTGGGGGAGGAGGCAGGCATGGGAATTTCCAATACGACCCTTTGAGTTACTCCTTGAATTTCGATGAGGGACCGGGGCACAACGGTAATTTATATGACGACGATGATTACAGCGGGTTCCGGAACTTTTCGATCCGATACGCATCTTCGTCGTCTTCGGTTCCGGTTCAGCCCAAGTCCGGTGGTGTGGAATTGGCTAAAGATGTGGCGGTGTACGCTTAGAGGGGTTAACGTGCGCGGTGCTGGCTAACGTGGGCCGCTGGTTGGCTGCCAACGGCTACAGTGCTGGACTGTCCAGTCTATGAGCTGGAAGGTTGACTCCATGACGTTATGTGACGGCGCCACTTTacctttttcatatttatttttctaatatatatatatatatatatatttttttttcgatAAATTTTATCTCAGAGTTTTATAggtatatttattcttttaatgttaaaatataataatatatatatatttttgtttgtccTTGTTGtacaaaaaaaagtaaaaatgaatGATGAGGATGAGGATGAGGATAAATATGAGTATGCGTGTAGGATTTTGATTAGAATGAGCGTTAAAGGGTTGGATTGgaaattttcattattgtttggtgcctttttgtgttattattatttttttggttgcgtaatttggtaataaaaatgtaaatatgttGTACGCTGTCGTTTTCTTGGAAATAGTCGAAGCAAATTGGGTCACCTTTcatttctttgtctttttctcttctttttgttgACTTCAtttacccttcttttttttgataaattgttgACTTCATTTACTTGG
Protein-coding regions in this window:
- the LOC107418466 gene encoding protein NUCLEAR FUSION DEFECTIVE 2 produces the protein MGLRCFTVFAIFVLAIFPQVQGQPANRLLHLNFGHSSPFSTALETLQKQIGYTFKSIGLLRRAMTHASFSEENNRALAIVGASVIETSASLRYLGKDIDLPAKDLNLRLSEISSVETSCAVDGSRLGLQKIVRVSAKTNSSTPALVCGAFRAIIGAIAIDAGNSDDAGKIFWVVHSGRFGEALAF
- the LOC107418467 gene encoding uncharacterized protein LOC107418467 — translated: MHPPLTLHKHPMCAKVIEQFQKCHVDHPIAKFFGECTDLKVKLDRCFRQEKALKRKANFENSKKLKERLHAFRKENNERSSEEKNFMQA
- the LOC107418452 gene encoding uncharacterized protein LOC107418452, with product MGVEDQEMAHIDPESYGEGKTNALLPNTRCCFCFPCFGSRRSPTVGVAWWERMRTSSTTTNDDQWWHKGIRAFKKLREWSEIVAGPKWKTFIRRFNRNKSGSGGGGRHGNFQYDPLSYSLNFDEGPGHNGNLYDDDDYSGFRNFSIRYASSSSSVPVQPKSGGVELAKDVAVYA